The following DNA comes from Heliangelus exortis chromosome 2, bHelExo1.hap1, whole genome shotgun sequence.
CAATTTAGAATTCCTTAGATGCAGTAGGTAGAACTTATGCAATGGACCTAACCACACAGAaatttctgaggaaaagaaTGGATACATTTTGTTCCAAAAATGCACCTGGAAGTTTAAATGGAAATAGCAGAACCATAATTACAAGTTAGTTATTAAAGTGGCCGCAAAAGACAGTGAATGAGGATGTTATAGGAAGTTATCAGAGATGTTTAGTAGATTATGTGTAAGActcctttctcttgcttttgttCTTGTAAAGCAGTGCATCAGCCTTTgatttcctttaaagaaaatctgcagtCCTCTATCAGATAGCACCGGTGACAACGAAATGAAAGGACTGACTGGTTCAATGGATCAGTCCAATAATTGGTAGGTTCTGTGTGACACATTTCAAGAGGAGGTGATCAGCTTccaaaattaccttttttctctcccatacACATAAATATGTGTGCAAACTGCGGTGTCTGCggtttctttaaattaaatttttcagggccaaagttaaaagaaaagaagatccTTACATATTTTCTAGGACATTGTAAGAAATATCTTACTTGGCTACTGAATGACTCAGAAGTTATTAAAAGTCTCTGCTGTGTGTTGTGTTCCTGTATCACTGTGATACTGAAATCTCCCAGATTTTCAATTGTTCTAATGTTTGAATATAAATAAGCCCTTCTCACCAAATTTTCTAGTACTATGAGAAAGAAGCAAATACATTTGCCAAGTAAGActgaagttttaatttctctgcaggAAAACTATTGTCTCGCAAAAGTAAGAGATCATATGTCTCTTTATTTGAGTTACAAATACTGTAGGGTATTTAAGGTCCCATCATCAATCCCTAAGGCCTTTATGCAGATAAACTCCTGGAAGACAGCTTATTGCACCCTTTCCTTAGGATCTCAAAGCTCCTACAGTAACAATATTTTTGCTGTTGATCTTTTTATTGtgtaatattaattaataactTATGGAGAGTGAACGTAAACCACAAATGCAGCACATATACATAGTACTGTGCCAGTAGAGATCAGAAACAAGTTTAAATGGATTTGAAATCTAATTCTCAACTGGTAAGGCATCTGgtaaacaataaaataatttatgttggAAGGGACTATCTAGTTCAATTGCCCACTCAAAGCAGGTCCTGCTAGATCATGTCACTTGCTTGTGCTGGGATTTCTtcactggacacagcactccacGTGTATTCTCACCAGTGTGGAGTTGAGAGTAAGCATCACTTCCCCCAACTCTTTCTAGTAAGCTCAGGATGCCACTGTCTGCCTTTGCCATGGGGGCACATTGCTGcttattttccagaaaagacATCCAGATCTTTTTTCAGCAAAGCCTCTTCTCAGCCAGTCAGCTCCAGGTTGTACAGGTTTCTGGGGTTATTCTTCCCCAGGGGCAGGACTTGGCATTTTCATCTGGTGAACTTCATTAAGATTCTTGTCAATCCATTTCTCAAATGGAGAGATTTCTCAAAATACCTCTTAACAGCAGCTCTACTTGCCTGTATATCAGTTACCTATTTTTTACCTATTTTTACCAAGGACTTGTACATAATCTGAGTGTCTTTGTTGGATATTTAGGGTTGGTGCCATTCTAAGGGCCACATTGTGACAGATTGtccacagaaatatttacacCGATCTCACTAGGAATACTTGTAGGATAAAAAACTGTTTAGAGCTTCAAAGTTATTTGGGCACTGAATTGCTTCTAGTTTCAATGGGAAGCACCAGAATAGCTTAGATGTATTAGACCTAAGGCATTATTCAACATAACATTAAATCTTTGAAATCTGGGCCCAGAACTCATTTGCTGATATCTATTActctgccagaaaaaaaggtggaagTGGCACTTGCAAATTATATACTATTTCAGTCTTGTGCATAAGTTACTTCCTCATGAATCTCTGTCAAAACCAGAATTTCAAAATTGTAGTGTGCCTGACTCATTGAGGGAGGGTATGGGAAACAAATTACTCATAAATTTTTTACTAGTGTCCATCTCAGTTCCTCATCAAAATCCAGAGACACACAGCACTGTGAAGATCCTTTATCAGCTGTACAGAGGGCCTGTAATACTAAGGAGCTGGATAGTAATCGTGGAAAGAGTTAACTTCTCTAAGGTAAAAGGCCTTATTTTAATTGTTGTCACCTTACTGACTGGTAACATGGTCCATTGCAGTGTAAGTGAAAAGATTTGATTTCTTGTTCCATGTTCTTTTCATAGGTGTCTTTCTGTGGCTGCCCACAATGCATTTGTTGTGTCCTGTTCTGAGTGCCCAGCTCAGTGCTTGCAATGGAGAAACACAGGGTTTATTTCACCTGGCTTTGTATAGCTCTCTCTGAGTAACCCAGGTTCTTCTCATAGTCAAGATAGAGAAAAAGATTTCAAGGGATGCAATCCATCTCAGACAAGGATGGACTTCTAGAAGTATGCCTCTGGGTACCTGCCCTTTTCTCCTCACTTACACAGTCAGATAGCTCAGATGTGGACATTATGCTAGGGACATGAGATATTAAATGACATTTGACTGATTTGTGGCATCCTAAACACTTGATAATATCTTGCAGTGTTCAGAATGTTCCCAAaccatgtattttaaatacatgaagaaaaagagatctTGATCAATGGATATTTACGTTTGGTTGGTTTTGAATGTGTAtaaattactgtttcatttGCATTGCTACATCATCTAGTATTTCTATGTGCACATACTTGATTATATATTTTAGTCCTtgcctgtgtttgttttgtttagtacCATTTACTCTTCTTGGAGGAGAAATGACAGACCCCAGGGGATATTTACAGTAACATTGATGGATTTTTCGTTGGGCCTTTTTTTCTTCGCTGAATGCCCTGCATTAACCAAAGGACAAATTTGGGGCTCCTTTCTGTGCCTTTGCTCCTTACTAAACCATAGTTCAGCACTGTATGTTTTGATGGTATCCAAAAAAGGGAAGTAATTGTCTTGGATTTCAGTGTAACTGATACAGGCTAGAAGAGAAGGCTGCTGAAACTgccaaaaaaggaaatatttgttttcctaTTCCTATTGTGTGCTTTCTCTTCCTTAATTCCTGTATAAAATTCAAACAGGATTTAAGAGGCAAAGATCACTGTGAAGCTGAAGCCTTAGCATCAATGGGATGTAAGTTTCTCAGGCTCATCTCTCTCTTAATATAACTTTATTATTATGTATAAGGATCCTGTGTACTGCACGGGGCAAAGGCCCTGCCAAACTGCTATGCTCTTCCTGAGATCATCACAAACAACAGTGAtgcacagagaaaagcaaaacctgagtGAAATTAATCAGCCACACTCAGTGGGATCTGTAGTCCCAGGCTTTGTCTGAATTAGGTCTGTGTCAAATTAGAAAGTCTGACTCTGTCATATTTTGCCAAATCAGTTGTCTATCTATTACAAAAGTTATTTATTTGGTTAATcccattctttttcttcctataCATTTTTAGGAGACATCTGCTTCTTCTGTTGTATTAAAAATTGGCAGAGTTTGCATGGGGGGCTAATCTCTACACTAGAAATGCAGACCTGCTAATCACCTATTAGCAGGTAgagaatatttcagaaatagcCCAAGCAAGTATAAGGAGTTTCAACCCACCAcagctggactagatgatcattgtaggtcccttccaccAGAACCATTCTTTTCTATTCTAACTGTAGCAAGCCATCTTCAGGTACAGGGTGATCAAAGGACTAGGACAGGACCAAACTGGTAGTTAAGATGGCCACAATTTCTTGTACTATTAACACAATTAACATAGAGTAGTCTCCATAGAAGGCAGGGAAGAAATCATACATGGTGTGAACATGTACTGTACAAAAATGGCATGGGTCTAGCATAGGCCTCATGGCAGAGCtggtaaaatgttttctaggGACTCTTGATGCTGCTTATTTAAAAACTGCTGCCAGTATCTGAAATATAACAAGCAGGATCTTCAAAAGTctttaaaattttcctcttttttgaaATACCCCTAATTATATTGCATTAATTTCAGTACACCACAAGCCTTAAGAAGCCTGGCCCAAACTTGTTGctggagaggattttttttagaatttgtTCTTATAATTACTGTTGCCAGAATGCCATATGGTAGATGAATATCACTCTTCCAGATCTGAGTATGTATTTCCTAGAGAGCAAAACTAAGGCATAAGGGTCCCTTGGACCCAACAGGAAAATCAGGTTGAAAGGCAGAGCTAGAGCACAAGAGTTTCCAGCTCCACTCTGTGGTGTACATCACTAGAAACTATGGTGGAAAGAAACTGGCACTTAAGAACAAGAAACTGCTGCCCAAGAATAATTATTTCCTGTGGCTACATAAATAATGGCTGCAGCTCCCACATTATTTCATGTTAGAgggcaaaagaagaaatactttgCTTCAGACTGCAATCGAAattaaggttttgtttttgtcatATCTCTGTTAGAATTTGTATCTGCAACAGCTTCTGAAGAGCTTTTGTGATTTATGTTTTCAAGAGGAATCATTCCAGAAAGCTCTCAAGGTTTACTATTTCTTTAAACACTGAATTAGCCTCTTCAGTGGAACCAAAGATTTATTTCTACCTCTGAGCCAGAGTGTTATTTATCCTTCCCAAGAATTCAAAGCCGTTTAAGTGCCTCTGGATACAAGAAtctttttacacattttttttttaggtttaaaGTTTTCATTCTCTGTGTGATCCTCCTGTGCTGGATATCTGTGTCTGTTGTGGATGTCTTATGGAGGAAAATGGACAAGCCACAGAGATGCTCACTATGTGCCTGACTCTGGCTCTGCCCCTGGTGGTGTCTGAGCTCAGAGAAGGGCTCTGCAGGGAACTGGAATGCTCCCTTCCCAAACTTTAGTGATCACAGTCAGCATCTGTGCCACAGGCTCCAAAATTCAGTGGCTCCTTATGATGCCTTTCCTGCCTTAAAACTTAAACTGCAGGTTAGGGACCAACCTGCTATGTACATGCTGAGTAGTGCAATGATCTCATGTAACAGCATTAAATCTGCCCAGTCAAggaaaaaattttattattttcaagttCTGCCCATATTTTGCAAGTCTGCAGCCTCTTGGTCCAGAGCTATGGCTTTTGTTAATTCTAGGGCTTTGTTCTTGACTATTTCCAATTCTTAGATGCAGCCGTGCCAAGTAAACTACCAGTCACATATTGCAGCCATTTTCTGAATGCCTGCAGATATTAACAAGAAAGCACCATAACCATACATGCAAACAGACAAATCCATGCAAAATCTGCACTTATGAATAGCTGTGAAATCCatgctgcaaaagaaaaatcaaatgtgTTATTTTCTCACATGCATGTATTTGCATCATGTTACATGAATGCTATCTTTTTTACATCTGATTTTTCTAGTggcttttaaaatcaagaaCAGAACTCCAGATCTGTTCACCATGCAGGGCAATTTTTTTTAGATCTACAAAGAAGTGATGAGAAATACTATTTAAGGGTCTGACTTGGAAAGTTCAGGATTCACTGGCAGCTTTTGCTGGCTATTAAGTCTGATTCTATTTGACTGTAGGATTATGaacacataatttaaaattaaatttaaaaaaaatgccttgtTAATTTCTAGTTCAGTAGGAGGAGGGCAAAGTAGACCATCCACCTAAACAGCTCTGCTCGTGGCAAATCCGGAGTCAGGTGGTTTTTGTGCTACCTCTCTTCCCCGTTTTGTTTGCACCACTTTCCTAAGCACACGGTGACTTCTGTGTACTTCAGGGGCATTAATTAACTGGTTTCATTCATGTGAAGGAGCTACTAATTGCTGTTACACTCTGTGTACAGCTGAGTTCACTGAAGCCCTGGAGGAAGGCATTTTCCTCAGCCTTCCCAAGCAGAGTGATAGTACCAGGGACTGAGGCCACTGAAAAATCTGTTGCCGACTGATAATCCCTGCTGAAGCACTTAAGCACTGAAAAAACTCAGCACCTTTCAGGATAGTCCTCAGTGCTAGAAAGGATCAGGACAAGGAAAAGCATCTCAGAAGCTCAGAAGCACAGAAGAGGGTCCCAACTGGGGTCTGATGCCTGCTCCTGTCAATTGCAATCAAAGCTGATAGCAACATAACTAATAAGTAATgacagcaggaggaaggggaaaatgaTGCAGTGAATACTAGTAGAATTCATAAAGTCAGATGCCAGTAAAATAGAGTAAATGTACAAATAGTAGTTTAGCCCCTGGCTATCAACTTTACTCAAGCTAAACAAAAGACATGGTAACATCTTCAGGGTGTAACTGTGAAGACAACTGTTTACTATTACGAGATAGAATTGCAACAATTTATTTAATTAGTATCTCATTTAGTCTAATATGTGAAAAGGCTGATATGCATATAAATTGATCTTATATCTTTGGACAAATTGCACTATAAATATCATACTGTAGAAGAAGGGAAGATGGGAGCACTGGACTTTCTCCCATCAAATTGAATTGCATCTCACAGGAACACTCTGTAATTTACAGTACAGACATGTCCTGGTAAGCAGGAAAGATGGTGACAAGTATGAGCAACTAGGGTGAAAAGTGTATATGGACCAATTTGTAGCTGTGCTATCCCAGGAGAGACCTAAAGACAGAATGATGCCTCTGAGACACTCTGTACTCTCTCCTCTGTGCTGACCTACCTCCAGCTGAGAAAGGAGAGCTTCATTCCTCATCCCTGGACATCCTGCACATGCTGCTCCacctctttctccctccctgacAGCTGCTCTGGATGCTCCCTGTGCGTATAACTCTACTCCTCTGCTTTGGAGTACTGATGGCAATTTTCCATgatcttctctttcccttcccaatGCACCTGCAAGGCAAAGGCAATGCCTGTGGGGAAGCACTGGGTACTAAAAGAGGCTTGTGTCCCcctcatacacacacacacacacacacacacacacacacacacacacattcatgTACATCCAAACTGCTTTGTCTGTATAGCAAATAAGAAATCAGAgtacacaaaaagaaaaggacaaaaatattttgaatgaaAAGACAGACTATCTTctagaataatttcttccatcTTCGTATATGTGATATTGGGGATGAAGATTTGGAATTCACGGGGAGCTGATCAGCCCCTGTATGAGTCAAAGCTGTTAAAGCATCTTATTGTCAGTAGTGTTACCCTGTAACtaactgtatttttgttttcctttccttttagtTTGATCCATTGCAGTGTTAGCAACGATCAGAAGAAAATGCTTCCATTTGTCTCAGTAGCCAAGAATGCATGGGGAATATTTGTATCTGAAAGGAAGCCAGGCTGGAAGTATATGATGCAGCTTTTTGCAATTTGCTCTGCAGTCGgcttcctctccagctttctcttATTCCTTGGCATGCACTTCTCCCTGGCTCACCACCCTCTGGGTCCCTTACTGATTTCTGGATTCATCTGGATCTCACTTTCTATTGCACTCTCCTGTTTTAAGCACCTGCGCTGTTTTATTGTCCTGTTCCTTCTTTCTTGTGGACTGAAAAATGGCAGGAATGCTCTTATTACTGCTGGCACAGGTGTTGTGGTGGCTGGCAacatccaaaatatttttcacaacCTACAAGTTCTGGCAAACAGTATAACCTGCCACTTAGAGTATGAGCAATTTGCCTTGATAAAATATTATGTTGAGGCAGTAAAATGGATTTATGAAAAGGCCAAGCTTTCCACTGAGTTAGTGACCCTAAAACATGACTTCACACCATCTTATTCAATTTCAGATGATGCATTAAAACAAGAGCTAAATGACACGAAGCAAGAAATCCAGAGAGTTGCTAATCAGATAACTTTTATGTTGACTATACTGCCCTGTATAGGCCAGAAAGTGTTGCCTATAGTGGGGATTTTTCTAGCTTCTTTTGGAACTGGCTTGTTTATGAAAAAATTTGTGGGCTCTCACAGTGTGAAATTTAAGAATACTTACATCACAAAACAGTTCATCACATTTGATGAAcaacaaaagcaacagcaaagacCCTGTCTTCTGCCatttaatggaaaagaaagaaaagattataTGACAATCCCATCTTTCTGTCTTAcaaggaaggacaaaaaaaatatgcagtatttctttctccctgtAACCATACATCTTTGCATCTGGCTCCTATTTGCTGCAGTagattatttgttttattggtTAATTACTTCAGTAAACAAACATCTTCAAGAAGTACCGGATCTTGAGATTCAACTCAGACTCTTTCAGCAAGTAAGTACTTACTAGAACTTTGTATTTCTTAGTTTAGTGTTGAAAAATTTCTCTTCatcttcagcagctgctgaagacaGCAGAGCAGATACACAGCCAATAAGCCATAGGTCCTTCCATGGCATTAGCattaatttgtttcaaaaagGGCCATTGCCTTTACAGATGGTTATGTTGGATGGAACGAGACCATTTTCTGCACTTTCCAAAGTGTCATTATATTTCTAGAGAATGGTCAATATGGGAAGAAGTACTTTCATTCCTCCATTTATacatgaggaaaaaagcagaagcttaAGATTGGAAATTCACAGTGCTGACATTTTTGAAGCACCAGTTTTATAGTCAAAATGCCACTGTGATACTAATGGAAGAGATGCTTACCCTTCTTTAGCTGAATAGTGTGAGGAGCTCATAAATTGAAAAAGCATGATTGcatacaaacaaaataatacCATTGCCAAAATCTCAAGGTTTTTCAAGCAGAAGCAACGGTGGCATAGAGAACCATATGGTaattaggttggaagggatatCTGGAGACCATCTAGGTCAACTTCATGCTCAAAACAGGGCCAGCTTCAGAGTCAGATCACACTGCTCAGGGTCTTGTCTGTGCATACTTCTAAAGCTGGAGCTTTCACCACTGACGTGTATGACTTGTGTGATACTGTGCAGGCACAAGAAAGATTTCCAGTTTGATAGCTTGCAAGATTAGACTTTAAAAGTTTCCCCAGAGCATATAGCTCTTTGATACTTTAACAATAAAGAGTACTGTGGCAGACTGGCAGTCCTGGTGTGTCATGGAACATTCAATTGGTTGGGACTGAACCATGAAGGGAGGCATAGTGCATCCTTAAGGAATGGGAGCATTGCAAATAATTGTGGACTACTAAGATATTTGTTGAAATGAAGTCAAGCTACTGATCAAACTCTATCATAACTCAGATGACAATATTTCATATTGTACATCAAAATATCGAATTCTTCCACTGGATAAAAATTGTTATTGTCCAGTTTTATCTTAACAGAGGGTAGAAAAATTCAGAAGGCAAACAGAAACCAAAGGTTTTCAGATTGTGTCAGTGGAAAATCACTTTTCCTAGAGAATGGAGGTTGCCAGCTTCTAATTGTTACTTTTCTAATTGTTACGTCTACTTTCTTTTAGGAAGGTAGGTGCAAAAGCCATTGGATTCACTGTAACTGCAGTTAGTTCATATACAGCAAGTCAGACCCTCCCTGGAGACATCAAATTCCTGtgcaaaagcagagaagctTTCACCACCTGGTCAGTCAGTCTAATGTGAGAAATACTGGGGGAGCAGACTGCTGCACATCCTAAGGGGGCTTAACACCTCATGTAAGTCCTGCTGCAGGAACTTCACAGTGTCCAGCAGAGGAAAATACCATGTCTTGCACTCCTTGGAGAGCAATAACTCCATGCACTATATGTGATGGGGGCCAACCAGCTGGGGTGTGGCTTTGCAGGAAAAAGCCCCAAGAGTTCTGATGGAGATGTCGTTGAGTAGAAGACTATGATGTGCCCTTATGGCAAAGAAAGAgctatcctgggctgcattatTAGGCAGAGCATTGCCAGCAAGGTGAATGAGGGGACCCTTCTCCCCTGCTTAGAATTTGTGAGACCTAATACAAGAGAAGCATATACTGGAGTGAATTAAGTGTCAAGAAGA
Coding sequences within:
- the DCSTAMP gene encoding dendritic cell-specific transmembrane protein; this encodes MLPFVSVAKNAWGIFVSERKPGWKYMMQLFAICSAVGFLSSFLLFLGMHFSLAHHPLGPLLISGFIWISLSIALSCFKHLRCFIVLFLLSCGLKNGRNALITAGTGVVVAGNIQNIFHNLQVLANSITCHLEYEQFALIKYYVEAVKWIYEKAKLSTELVTLKHDFTPSYSISDDALKQELNDTKQEIQRVANQITFMLTILPCIGQKVLPIVGIFLASFGTGLFMKKFVGSHSVKFKNTYITKQFITFDEQQKQQQRPCLLPFNGKERKDYMTIPSFCLTRKDKKNMQYFFLPVTIHLCIWLLFAAVDYLFYWLITSVNKHLQEVPDLEIQLRLFQQRNEDFFIGMRKHIAKIDPFKIPLFRHDCILQPKLALSVTWIQLGVIIFFLIIFGLFSGFLTQLKILVLTSFYPDTEMKRIHYLHAKLLKKRAKLQEKNGKNVFTRKVDFWFPILKARAAVRKKERSVANDNMV